Genomic window (Sebastes umbrosus isolate fSebUmb1 unplaced genomic scaffold, fSebUmb1.pri scaffold_15_arrow_ctg1, whole genome shotgun sequence):
ttaaagggagatttgtcaaatatttaatactcttatcaacatgggagtggacaaatatgctgctttatgcaaatatatgcacatatttagtattggaaatcaattaacaacaggcaacaacagctgtcagtgtgtcagtgtgctgacttgactatgacttgccccaaactgcatgtgattatcataaagtgggcatgtctgtaaaggggagactcgagggtacccatagaacccattttcattcacataacttgaggtcagaggtcaaggaaccgcattgaaaatggccatgacagtttggcCGTCTGCAGTTATACGGGCCCTGTACCGGaccattgtggtgaagagggagctgagccggaaagCAAAGCTCTTGATTTACCACTCCATCTACgctccaaccctcacctatagGTCATgagcttgttgaacaggtgcattaataaattattgGCTTTATACTTGCAAAGGTTTTTTTTGACTTACTTATAATAACAAGTGTAGTATCAAATCTTCACTTCACtgtctccaccgcggcctctccGATCTGCTGTTAGCTGGCTTTGCTGTGTGTATTTGGAGAGCTCCTCCACAGCCCTGACATGGAGAAGGGAAGAGGCGTTAGcgtgataataaatactatGGTCTTTAGCCCCTTAATACCAGGTTTCGGTAACCATCcctaaattaaacacattttcatcccaactcgtcacatactgacgctttttgtcacgccccttggcgtcactttaggtttaggcaacaaaaccacttagttaggtttaggaaaaaacaacatggttgggcttaaaacttcTATGTTTGTAGAGGGAAATGAAACTGTCAGGTATTCAGGATAACAGGCTTGGACCCCAATGCAAGTAAGGATGAGGAGGCAACAGTCAGAGTACAATGATTTCAAACGAAAAAAACGTACGTAGAACACAAAAAGGGGCAGGTTACAGAAAAGACAATCCACAAATTATGGTCAAAAGGAATAAACTTGAACTACAAAACACTGGAATAAAATCTCAATATGAACTCAATATGACAATGAACTGACAGTGAAACAggggaaacacacaaactaaatgCATATGGAGAGCAGGATGATTAAACACAGGTGGAACAGATAAGGGTGAGCCAGACAATCACAAAGgcgggaaaaaaacaaaggcaggaagtaaaaccagacaagacacaacaGGAGTgaacttatcaaaataaaacaggaaacactagaatgaaagagacaaggaatataacagaaaacccCAAAGCCTAGAAACCAAAATCAGGGACAAGAGGGCTGGTACCCCTGACACTCAAACTGTCTTGGAGTCAGCTCAGACTCCTGACTCAGGACCTGGCTTGGAGTCAGCTCAGGCTCCCGACTCAGGACCTGTCTTGAAGTCAGCTCAGACTCCCAACTCAGTACCTGGCTTGAAGTCGGCTGAGACCCCTGACACAGCGCTTCCCTGACAGCAACAGTTCAAAGAGGCAGGGAAGTGATCTTTAATGAACATGGAGAGGACATTGATGAACTCAAGGATTGTACTACATGGTACATCACATTCTGTGTGGGTAATGTTGTTCCGACAGagacttgttttgttgtttactaCCACAGTAACTGTCACGAGAAAGCTGACGGCCATGTTCGCCAGACATGGAGTGCTGGAGTTAGTCATCTCCGACAGCTTCATGGGACACTGAGCATGTGCTGTGCAGGGACGGCTGAAAGAGTGGTAAGCTCTGCCAACTTCATACTGGACAAAGGAAGAGGCTCAGGAGCTGGTCCATACTTGTCCTCTTTTGGTACACTGCAACTTATCAGTCAACTGGTTTAAGTCATCTAAGCAGCTCCTAATGAGAAGGAGGTTGCGTAGAGTTGCCCCTACCACAAGCAAACACACTACATAAAAAGGACCTGCCTGACTGTGACGACTCGCATGGGAAAAGATTTTCCCTATGCCAGGAACAACATGCATCAAATCTCACCTCTCATCAGATACCAAACAGGCCATGGCAGACTATTGCGACCATTCGCGTGAAACAAAGAGGGCTATTAAGTTGTTGTGGAATACTACGGCCGATATTTTGAGTTGGAAAGATTGCGTAATGCTCAAAAGAGGTAAAACAATTTAATGAGATCCTTGGAGGGTGAAGCAATTTAATAAAAACTTTCCACAGACTGAAACAGTTCACTTTCTGAATTCTGGAGATGGACAAACACCAAGTGCCTTTCTGTGAATGAATAAGATGCTTCAGTACAGGTTGGATGTTATGTATTATCATCAAAGTGAGACTTCTTTTCATAGTTTAATTCATGTATGCCGGATATAACATCTTCCGGTTTTATTACTGAACATATATTTTAGACAACCATAATGGATGATAAGTTAAATGCAACATATATAACTCTTGGTGGGCATGTGGAAGTTAAGAAATAcagatatgtttattttttggttatattcacagtatatattctaataatatgCAGTAATTCTACTATTCTGTACCTTATCTTTATACACAAGAATCTCCATGAGCCTATGTACATTTTCATTGCAGCTTTATTACTGAACTCGGTTGTTTTAAGCACTGCTATTTACCCAAAGCTTTTGGTTGACATTTTATCTGAAAAACTTATCACATCTTATTCTGCCTGTCTCTttcaattttatatattttatgctgTAGGCAGTTCAGAATTCTTACTGTTGTCAGCCATGGCCTATGACAGGTATGTGTCTATATGTAAACCTCTGCAATATCCAACTATCATGACAAAAAACACGGTGagtattttcctgttttttgctTGGCTTCTTCCTGCTTGTCATATTGCACTCCCAACAATACTGAGTGCTGAAACAAAACTGTGTAACTTAACTTTACAAGGAATATTTTGTAACAATGCAATTTATAAACTTCAATGTGTAAGTTCAAGAGTAATTACTATAAATGGTGTTGTTGCTTTATTAGATCTTGCAATTCTGCCCATGCTCTtcattatttttacatacacaaaaatacTTATAATAACCCATCGAAGTTGCAGAGAAGTCaggaaaaaagcagcagagaccTGTTTACCTCACCTGTTGGTTTTAATCAGcttttcctgtttgtgtgcatatgATGTCGCGATAGTTCGACTGGGATCTAATTTTCCAAAAATTGTGAATTCCATAATGACTTTACAAACTGTTTTGTATCATCCTCTCTTTAATCCAATTATATACGgactaaaaatgaaagaaatctcTAAACACCTGAAGAGGTTGTTCTGTCAAGCCAAACTTGTTTAATGTATTAAAAGTGATCTTACAGTAATAATGATGTTAGTGATGCTAATGTGCAGTCATTTCTTCTGTGATAATAATGCAGAGATGTGAATGTTATGATCTTTGGAAGGTATGTTAGGATTTGTTTCCACATTGTAAAGATCCTATTTTTATGGAAACAGCGAAGAGTATCTTCAGTTTGAACAATGTAATGATTCATTTATATGCTgcagttattaaataaatacatttttgttaattgttgttaattgactgtCTTAAGAGGGAGCATGTCACTTTGAATGACCTCTCCTACGGTTTCTCCCATAATATAAATGTGACATTGGGCTATAGTGTCCATGTGTTTCAGCAACATGGGTGGGTCGGTTGACATGCAACAAACCTTTACGGGATCTGAATCGATTTGTACACTAGGCCTGCACGTTATGAGGAAAATCtgtaataacatttttcaatattgcgatgacgatatgacttaacaaatattgaagtgtgcatattagctac
Coding sequences:
- the LOC119484343 gene encoding olfactory receptor 11A1-like, producing the protein MDDKLNATYITLGGHVEVKKYRYVYFLVIFTVYILIICSNSTILYLIFIHKNLHEPMYIFIAALLLNSVVLSTAIYPKLLVDILSEKLITSYSACLFQFYIFYAVGSSEFLLLSAMAYDRYVSICKPLQYPTIMTKNTVSIFLFFAWLLPACHIALPTILSAETKLCNLTLQGIFCNNAIYKLQCVSSRVITINGVVALLDLAILPMLFIIFTYTKILIITHRSCREVRKKAAETCLPHLLVLISFSCLCAYDVAIVRLGSNFPKIVNSIMTLQTVLYHPLFNPIIYGLKMKEISKHLKRLFCQAKLV